Sequence from the Egicoccus sp. AB-alg6-2 genome:
CCCCCACGCCCGGATCGTCGAGGTGGACCGCTCCGACGCACAGGGGATGACCGGCGTCGCGGGGGTGTTCACCGCCGACGACCTCGACCTGCCGCCGATTCCCGGTGCGACCGGCCGTGGTCCCGAGGTCGCGATGCCCCGGGAGATCCTGGCGCGCGAGCGGGTGCGCTATGTCGGCGAACCGATCGCGCTGGTGGTCGCCGAGGACCGCTACACCGCGGCCGACGCCGCCGAGATGTGGGTCGAGCTCGACGAACTGCCGGTCGTTGCCGACCCGGTCGCCGCGCTCGAGGACGCCTCCGTGCTGCATCCCGGGCACGGCTCGAATCTCGTCTCGTCCTCGGTGGTCGGGGTCGAGGACCCGGCCGACGGTCCCGCCGGTCCGGTCAGCGTCACCGTCCGCGTCGACAACCAGCGGCTGGCGCCCGCGCCGATCGAGCCGCTGGGCATCCTGTGCGAACCCGGCGAGGACGGCCGGCTGACCGTGTGGTGCGGGCACCAGGCGCCGCACCGCCTCCAACGGCAGCTCGCCGGGCTGCTCGGCCTCGATGCGGCCCGCATCCGGGTCGTCGTGCCCGACGTCGGCGGCGCGTTCGGCATGAAGGGGATGCTGTTCCCCGAGTACGTGGCCGTCGCGGCCGCCGCACTCCGGCTCGACCGGCCGGTGCGCTGGGTCGAGAACCGCACCGAGCACTTCCTCGGCGGCACCCACGGACGCGGCCTGCACCACACGGTCACGCTGTCCGGCGACCCCGACGGTCGGGTGCGCCGCGCCCGCGTCGAGATCGTCGCCGACCTCGGCGCCTACCCGCACAACGGGTCCCAGGTGCCGTTGTTCGCGCGGTTCGTCGCCGGCGGCCTCTACGACCTTCCCGACCTGTCGGTGACGACCCGGATGGTGGTCACCAACCGGGCGCCGACTGGTTCGTACCGGGGGGCCGGCCGGCCGGAGGCCGCCTACGCCATCGAACGCGCGATGGAGGCCTACGCCCGTGCCTGCGGCCTCGACCCCGCCGAGGTCCGTCGCCGCAACCTCGTCGCGCCCGACCGCATGCCCTACCGGGCGGCCACCGGGGCGCTGTACGACAGCGGGGACTATCCGGCCGCGCTCGACCTCGCCCTGCGCCTGGCCGACTACGACGCCGTGCGCGCCGAGCAGGCACAGCGGCGGGCCCGTGGCGACCACGGACTTGGCATCGGGATCGGCGCCTTCGTCGAGCGGGCCGGCGGCGCCATCGGCTCGGACGAGTACGCGCGGGTCGAACTCGCCGACGACGGCCACGTCGTGGTGCGCACCGGCACCTGCGCCACCGGCCAGGGACACCGCACCGTCTGGTCCCAGCTGACCTCCGCGGTGCTCGGCGTGGCCGCCGACACCGTCGAGGTCGTCGCCGGCGACACGGACGCGGTCGCGGACGGCATCGGCTCCTTCGCGAGCCGCTCGGCCCAGGTCGGCGGCTCGGCGATCCACCTCGCGGCCGGCCGCCTGCGCGACCGGTTGCGCGACCTCGCCGCCGAACACCTCGAGGTGGACCCCGCGGACCTGCAGTTCCGCGACGGCGAGGTCGCCGTGACCGGTGCGCCGCAGGTCGCCGTCACGCTGGCCGACCTCGGCCGGCTCGCCGCCGAGCACGGCGTCGCCGTGCACGAGGAGGAGCGGTTCGACCCGCAGGCGCAGACCTTCCCGTACGGCGTCCACGTCGCGGTCGTCGAGGTGGACGGCGCCACCGGCAGGGTCGAGATCCGCAAGCTGGTCGCCGTCGACGACTGCGGCAACGTGCTGCACCCCGAGATCGTCGAGGGGCAGGTCGTCGGCTCGCTGATGCAGGGCATCGCCCAGGCGCTGTACGAGGGACTGCAGTACGAGGACGGCCAACTGCGGACCACCACGTTCGCCGAGTACCACGTACCGACCGCCATGGAGGCGCCACCGATCGTCAGCGACCGGCTCGTCAGCCCCGCGCCGTCGAACCCGCTCGGGGTCAAGGGCTCCGGCGAGTCGGGGTGCATCGGCGCGCCACCCGCGATCGTCAACGCGGTCCTCGACGCGCTCGAGCCGCTGGGGGTCGACGACCTCCAGATGCCGTTGACGGCCCGGACGGTCTGGAGCGCCATCCAGCGCGCCCGTCGGTCGTGACGGGCAGCGGCCGCATCGACCCCGACCCGCGCGCGCCGGCCGCGTCCGACAGGGTGCGTCCCGTCGTGCCCGGCCTCGTCCTGGCCGCCGTGGTCACCGCGGCGGCGTTCGCGGTCGCGGCGGCCTTCGCACGAGCCGACGGCCCCCGCCTCAGCCCCGTCTTCATCGCCGTGCTCGTCGGACTCCTGCTGTCGCTGTCCGTGCCCGAGCTCACCGGCGGACGCGCCGTCCCGGGATTCCGCCTGGCCACTCGCGGGCTGCTGCGCCTGGCCATCGTGCTGCTCGGGCTGCGCTTCAGCCTCGGCGTGGTGCTGGAGGTCGGGGCACGCGGCCTGCTGGTGGTGCTGGCCGTCGTGGCCACCGGGCTCACCTTCGGCGTCGTGGTCGGCCGCCGGCTCGGCGCGTCGCCGCGTCTGGCCTGGCTCGTCGGAATCGGCACGGCCATCTGCGGCACCAGCGCCATCGCCGCCGCGGCACCCATCGTGGGAGCCGAGGAGGACGAGGTCTCGGTCGCCTCGGTCATCATCACCGTGTTCGGCACCGCGGCGATGGTGGTGCTGCCCGTCGTGGGGCACCGGCTGGGCATGGACGCCGACACCTTCGGGGTCCTGGCCGGCGCCGGCGTCCACGACGCCGCGCAGGCCATCGCCGCGGGATTCAGCTTCGGCCCGGAGGCCGGCGGCACCGCCACGATCGTCAAGCTGGCACGCACGAGCCTGCTGGTGCCGGTGCTGCTGGTGCTCAGCGTGGTCCACGGTCGGCGCCGGGGCGCCGTGACGGCCGACGGCGGGCGCGTCCGGATCCGGGTGCCGTGGTACCTCGTCGGGTTCGTCGCCGCCGCGGCGGTACGCACCCTGGGGGACCGGGTGCTCGGTGACGCCGGCGGGTGGGTGGCGCTGTTGGACGCGGTCGCCACCTCGACCACCGCGCTGCTGGTGTTGGCCATGGCCGCCTTCGGGCTGCAGACGCGGCTGTCCGCGCTGCGCGAGGTCGGCCCCCGCGCCGTCGCGGCCGGGCTGACGACCGCCGTCGCCTGCGCCGTCGTCGCCACCCTCGGCGCCCTCACCCTGACCTGACCTGCCCCGCCTGACCGCGCCCCGCCGCCCCGCCTCGCCGCGCCATGTCGCGCGAGCAGCTCCGTGTCGCGTATCCGCCGCACGCCTGCGGGATCGGCGCGACAAGGAGCCGGTCCCGCGACATGACGAGGGGCCCCCGCGGGGGCCCCTCCCGAGCGTCCCGGTGGGCGGGTCAGCCGGCCTTGACGATGCTCTGGTCCAGCGTGGCGAACTTGGCGAGGTACTCCGCGCGCTCGGTCTCGAGCTTGTCGACCAGGGCGCGGTACTCGTCCATGCGGCCCTGACGCTCGTAGAGCTTGCGCGGCTGCAGCAGTTCCTCGTCGTCGATGCCCGGCAGCGTCGAGGCGACGAGGTAGCCGAAGTCGGGGTCCTCCTCCCACTCGATCGTGCCGTCGACGATCGCCTCCTGCACGGCCGCCGAGTGGGGGATGCGGACCTTCTTCGAACGGTCGTCGTCGTCCCCGCCGCCGATCCGGCCGGTGTTGAACAGGTAGACCTCGAGGTCGCAGGTCTCGAGCAGTTCGAGGAACCGGTTGCCCATCGAGGACTCCTCCTCGAACCAGAACGGGTTGGTGCCGGGCACGCGCAGGTTCTTGCCGGCCTCGTGGGCGCCTCCGGCCGAGGTGCCCTTCGTCTCGCCGAGCATGAAGTAGTAGGCCGCCTGCTCCGGGTGCAGCTTGGCGACCGCGGGGATCAGGTTCTCGTTGCGGTTGAGGATGAACAGGTAGTGCGCCTTCGGCAGGTCCTTGGGGTCGCGGTGGCGGATGTTCGCCATCGGGAACGTCACCCGGCCGTTGGCGGTGTAGCTGTCGTCGAAGAAGTCGACCTTGCCGGTCTCGGGATCGACGGCGACGGACTCGAGCCAGGCGTCGGGCCGCGTCGCGCCGCCGTAGATGGTCGGCTCGTCGTCGGGGTCGAGCCCGAAGGACTTCGCGAAGCAGCCGTTCTCGGTGGTGTAGACGGTGCCGCCCGGCATCAACGCGATGAAGTCGTCCTGCACGGGCAGCGAGCCCTTGACGTTGCGGAACGTGGTGGTCGTCTTGCCGGTACCGGAGAGACCGATGATCAGCGCGAGCCGCTCGTTGCCGTCGGGGGTCGACTCGGCCGGGAACGTCTTCGCCCCCGAGTGCATCGCCAGCCCGCCACGGTCGTAGACCAGCTTGTTCCACATCCGCAGCGAGCCCATCTTGGACTCACCGAAGTAGTCCGAGCCGAACACCCGGGTGACGTAGTTGTCGAGGTCGACGAGGATCAGGCACTCCTCGTGGTGTTCGGGCACGCGGAAGCCGGGGGTGTAGATGACGGTGAACTCCGGCGTCCAGTCGTCGTCGCGGTCGAAGTACAGCTGCTGCTGCATCGCCGGGACGTTGCTGTTGGCCTTCTCCATGAACAGGCGCGTCCCGGTGCGGAACGCCGGGTCGGGGCCGACGTAGCCCTCGATCAGCACCATGTCCTGCTCGGCGATGTAGGCGTCCTGCTTCTCGGCCCACTGCTGCGCCTCGGCACGGGGCATGACCTGCTTGCCCGTCGGTTCGTCGGACACGAAGAACGTCGAAGGCGTCAACCGGGCCAGGATCCGCGCCTGGTAGTTGAGGTTCCCGAACTCCGTTTCGGTCACGCGCGGCATGTACTCGAGCACCCATTCCCGGAGCTCGGCCTGCGTGGGGTTGGCTACGACGGACTTGGCTTGCGGCAACGCGAACGTCACGCTCGATCCTCCGGGGAAGGTGCCCGGCCCTCCACCGGGCGGCGACCCTCGTGGACAACGGTAGCCGGCCGGGACGACGGCGGACGAATTGGCGCGTTTGCGGAATTTTGCGGTTGCAATCGTTGGCAGCACCAAATATCGCGCGCGGACGGGACGATCGGGCGGGTGCGGTCGGCCGCTGCGTCGAGGGCTAGCCTCTGCCGTGGCCGCCGGGTCGTCACCGCGGTCGGCGCTTCGAGGGAGAGTGCACACGCATGGACGAGTGGGACCAGGCGGTGTCTTTGCGCGGGATCGGCGTCCGCGTCGACGGTGCGACGCTGCTGGCCGACGTCGACCTCGAGGTTGCCCGCGGCGAGCACCTCGCCGTCCTCGGCCCCAACGGTTCCGGCAAGACCACGCTGTTGCGCGTCCTGTCCACCCACCGCTTTCCCACGGTCGGCGAGGCGAGCGTCCTCGGCGCCCGGTTCGGACGGACCGACCTGCGGGCGCTGCGCGCCAGGATCGGCTTCGTCAGCACGGCCCTCGACGAGCTGTTGCACGTGCGCGCACCGGCGCTTCCGCTGGTGGCCGCCGCGGTGACCGGCGGCCTGTGGCCGCCCCCGACGGTGCTCGACGACCCCGTCGTCGCCGACGCCGCGCAGCGGGCGCTGACGCGGGTGGGCGCCGGGCACCTCGCGCAGCGGCGGGTCGACACGCTCTCGCAGGGGGAGCGGCAACGGGTCCGGATCGCACGTGCCCTGGCGGCCGACCCGGACCTGCTGCTGCTCGACGAGCCGTTCGCCGGCCTCGACCTCGGCGGTCGCGAGTCGTTGCTGCGCGACCTCGACGCGGTGCTGGCCGAACCGGGCGGGCCCACCACCGTCCTGGTCACCCACCACCTCGAGGAGTTGCCCCGAGGCGTCCGCTCCGCCCTGTTGCTTCGCGAGGGGAGACCGGTGGCTTCGGGCGCCGTGGACGAGGTGCTGCGTGACGGCCCCGTGTCGCGGTGCTTCGGGCTCGCGGTGGCGGTCGGCGCGACCCAGGGGAGGTTCACGGCCCGCGCGGTGGCCGCCGACACGAACCTGGCGCGTTCGACAGACAGGTGAGGTTCACCTAATCTGGCGTGGTCGCCCGGTTCGCCGGAACTGCCTCATCGCCGGAGCACCCGCCGTGTACGTGTGCCACTGCAACGTCGTGAGCGACCGCACCATCCGTGCCGCGATCGCCGACGGTGCCGCCGACGTCGACGCCGTCGGCGCGCGCTGCGGTGCCGGCGACGCCTGTGGGGGATGCGTGCCCACCATCGAGGCATTGCTCGCCGAGGCCGCAGCCGCGATCCGGACCCCCGAGCTGGTCGGCCTGCGCCAGGCCGCGCGTCGGCGTCTGGCCGGCCACACCTCCTTCAGCCCGGGGCCGGCACTGGCCCGGCCGGCGGCCGGCTGACCTAGGGTCGCGTCCCACCTCCGGGTCGCGTACGGCGGCTCGTCCGACTCTGCACGAGGACACACCATGGCACGTGGCGACGAGCGGATCATCGAACTGCTCAACGACATCCTCACGTTCGAGCTGACGCTCATCAACCAGTACTGGCTCAACTACCGCATGCTCGACAGCTGGGGCCTGTACGGGCTCGGCGCGGTGTTCAAGAAGTACTCCCTCGAAGAGATGGAGGACGCCGACCGCTACATCGACCGGATCCTGTTCCTCCAGGGGCACCCCAACCTGCAGCGCATGAACACGGTGCAGGTCGGCGAAACCGCGCAGGAGATGCTGCAGCTCGCCATGGCCCGCGAGGCCGAAGCCGTCGACAAGCTCAACGCGGGCATCGCGCTGTGCCTCGAGGTCGGCGACAACGGCACGCGCGAGCTGCTCGCCGAGGCCGTGCGCGAGGAGGAGGAGCACCTCGACTTCTACGAGACCCAGCTCGACGCCATCGAGCTGGTCGGGCTGCAGAACTGGCTGGCGCAGTTCACCCTCGGTGCGGAGTAGGCGCCCCGGCCACCGTGCCCGACCGCGGTGGTGAGGGCGCCAGCCGTTAGCCTTTCGTCGGGAGCCCGTTCGCCGTCGTCCCCGCTGCGCTGGAGGAACCACCGATGCCCGAAGCCGTGATCGCCGCCGCCGCCCGAACCCCCATCGGTCGCGCCTTCAAGGGCTCGATGACCGAGCTGCGACCCGACGACCTCACCGCCACCATCATCCAGGCGGCGATGGACCAGGTGCCGTCGCTGTCCCCGTCCGACGTGGTGGACCTGCACCTCGGCTGTGGCCTGCCCGGTGGTGAACAGGGCTTCAACATGGCCCGCGTCGTCACCACCCTGCTGGGCTGGGAGGTGCCCGGGACCACGGTCACGCGCTACTGCTCCTCGTCGCTGCAGACCACCCGGATGGCGTTCCACGCCATCAAGGCCGGCGAGGGCGACGTGTTCGTCTCGGCCGGCGTCGAGATGGTCTCGCGCTTCGTCAAGGGCAACTCCGACTCGCTGCCCGACACCAACAACCCCCGTTTCGCCGACGCGCAGGCCCGCACGCAGCGCACCGCCGAAGCGGGCGCGGACCGCTGGGAGCCGGCCGACGGGCTGCCCGACATCTACATCCCGATGGGCCAGACCGCGGAGAACGTCGCCGCCCTCCGGGGCGTGTCCCGCGAGGACCAGGACGACTTCGCGTACGCGTCCCAGACCCGCTACGCCAAGGCGGACGCCGAGGGATTCTGGGAGCGCGAGATCACCCCGATCCAGCTGCCGAACGGCCAGACCCTGGCGAAGGACGACTCGCCGCGGCCGGGCACCGAGCGTGAGAAGCTGGCGGAGCTGCAGCCGGTGTTCCGGCCGAACGGCACCGTCACGGCCGGCAACGCCTGTCCGCTCAACGACGGCGCCGCCGCTCTGGTGATCATGAGCGACACCAAGGCGGCCCAGCTTGGCATCCAGCCGCTCGCGCGGATCGTGTCGACCGGGGTGTCGGCGCTCGACCCCGAGATCATGGGGCTCGGTCCGGTCGGTGCGATCCGCCAGGCACTCGACCACGCCGGCATGACGATCGACGACATGGACATCGTCGAGATCAACGAGGCGTTCGCCGCCCAGGTCATCCCGTCGGCCCGCGAGCTCGGGATCGACTTCGACAAGCTCAACCCGCACGGCGGCGCCATCGCCGTCGGCCATCCGTTCGGGATGACCGGTGCCCGCATCACCGGCACCCTGCTCAACGGCCTGCGTCACCGCGACGCCACCTTCGGCCTGGAGTCGATGTGCGTCGGTGGCGGCCAGGGCATGGCGATGGTGGTCGAGCGGCTGGCATGACCGAGCGGCTGGAGCTGCAGCGCTGGGACGGTCCGGCCGGCGACGACGCCTTCGCCGGGCTGCGCGCCGACGTCGCGGCGTACGGGCACCTCGATCCGCTCGAGACGCTGCGTGGACTGAGCGAGGCGAGCGGGCTGCCCGTGGGCGCCCTCGCGCACTACGTCCTGGCGCGCTGGGCGAGCGGGGGGAGCGAGGCGCTGCTCGAACTCGGGGTCTCGGGTGTCGACCACCTTGCCCGCCTGGTCGCCGAGGCGGAACGGGCGGGGACCGACGCCGCGAGGCTGGCGGCCTACGCCGCGATGCGTGACGTCGTCGCCTGGCTCCGCGCCGGCATCGACGCCGACCCGGACACGCCGACGGACGACTAGCGGATCAGGCCCAACCGGAACGCGCGCGCGACCGCCCCGGTGCGATCGGGCACGTCGAGCTTGACCAGCAGGTTCTGCACGTGGGTCTTGACCGTGCGCGCCGACAGGCCGAGCCGCAGCCCCACCTGCTGGTTGGTCAGGCCCTCGGCGAGCAGCTGCAGCACCTCGAGCTCGCGGGGCGTCAGGGCCGACGCACCGGACTCGCGCGGTTCCTGCCGCCACGAGCCGGCCAGCTGCATCGCGATCGAGGGGGAGATGATTCGTTCGCCGGCAGCGGTCCGCGCGACGGCGTCACGCAGCTCGTCCGCGCTGGCGCTGGTGAGCAGGAAGCTGTCGACGCCGGCGATCACGGCCTCGCGCAGGTCGATGACGGTGGCGCCGTCGGCGACGACCAGCACGCGCAGGTGTTCGTGCAGGGCCTTCGCGGTCGCGACGACGCGGAAGGTCTCGGGGTCGTCGTCGCGCAGGCCCGCCACCAGGATCGTCGGACGCAGCAGTTGCAGGTGCTCGACGACGGCGTCGACGCCGCACTCCCCGGCCACCTCCTGTTCGGCGAGCAGGGTCCGTAGGCCGGCGCGGAACACCGGACGCGCATCACAGACCAGGATCGTCGTGGAGGTCTCGTACTGCGGCGCCGTCAGCAGCAGGTCGCCCGCCGCCGACTCGGCCGCCGGCTCGATCGGGGGCATGACCGCATCAGGGTCGCCGAGGATGGGACCGCTTCGATGCACGGGGGAGCCTTTGGGAACCGACAGCGAGCTATCAAACCGGTCCGCGCCGTTTCCGGCGTGCGGGCCGTGGGTGATCTTCTCGCCGCCGTATGGTCCCCTCGCACTAGCCCCGACGCGAGCGCAGGTCTACGGGGTCCGGATCTCGCGCACCTCGACATCGAGCGTCACGCCGGTCGGGGTCGTGAAGCTGACCTTGTCGCCCTGTTTGGCGCCCACCACCGCCGTCCCCATCGGCGAGTCCGCCGAGAGGATCTCGAGCTCGTCGTGGTGGTCCTCGCGCGAGCCGACCAGGTAGACCTCTTCGTCACCGTCGACGTCGAGCACCACGACCAGCCCGGGACGCACCTCGTCGGTGTCCTTCGGCTGACCGATCTTGGCGTCGCGCAGCAGCGCCTCGAGCTGCCGGATGCGCGCCTCCATCTTGCCCTGCTCCTCCTTGGCGGAGTGGTACTCGGCGTTCTCCTTGAGATCGCCGTGGCCACGCGCGACCTCGATCTCCGCGGAGATCTGGGGACGACCCTCGGTCTTGAGCGTCTCGAGCTCGTCCTTGAGACGGTCGAACGCCTCCTGGCTCAGCCACGTCTCGGCCACGGGGAACACACCTCATCCACGTCGATGACAACAAAGGACGTCGTGGGGTGGCGGATGCTGCTCCCGGCCCCGCCACGACGAACGCCCGGACCGCGGGGCCCGGGCGTGATCAGCTCGGAGCCTACCACGCCGCGGGCCCGGCACGCCAACCCGGGGGCCGGCGCACCACGGAGTAGAGTCGAGCGTCATGGGTGTTGCTGACGTCGTCTACCGGGTCTACGAGCGACGGCTCGCCGAGGAACTCTCGGGCGGGCCGCTGCCGCAGCATGTCGGCGTGATCCTCGACGGCAACCGCCGCTTCGCCCGCGAACGCGGCCTCGACGACCCCAGCCGCGGGCATGCCCTGGGGGCCGCACGGATCGACCCGTTCCTGCGCTGGTGCAGCGAACTCGGGATCCCGTACGTGACGCTGTGGCTGCTCTCCACGGAGAACCTCGCCCGCGACGACGCCGAGGTCAGCCAGCTGCTGACCATCATCGAGGAGACCGTCCGGCGGCTCGCCAGCAACGGTCGCGGGCTACGACTGACCGCCGTCGGTGCGCTCGACCTGCTGCCCGAGGACACCCGGCGCGCCCTCGCCGACGTCGAGGCGGCCACCGCCGACAACGACGCGCTGCGGGTCCAGGTCGCGGTCGGCTACGGCGGGCGCCAGGAGATCACCGACGCGCTGCGCAAGCTGTTGCTCGCCGGCGCCGAGGCTGGCCGCTCCCTCGAGGACGTCGCCCGCGAACTGTGTCCCGAGGACATCGGCGACCACCTCTACACCACGGGGCTGCCCGACCCCGACCTGATCATCCGCACCTCCGGCGAGGTCCGCCTGTCCGGCTTCCTGCTGTGGCAGTCGGCCCACAGCGAGTACTACTTCTGCGACGCCTACTGGCCCGACTTCCGCCGCATCGACTTCCTCCGCGCCCTCCGCGACTACCAGCGTCGATCCCGCCGCTACGGTCGCTGAGCGACCTCACGGCGGGCGCCCCGAGCACGAGGCGACGCCGATCCCGCCGCTACGGCCGCTGAGCGGCGCGGGTGACCAGCCAGACCAGCGAGCCGACCGCGAGCAGGGCGGCGCCGCCGATGACGGCGACCGGTGGCAGGCTGCCCGCCAGCAGGACACACAGCGCCAGGCCCAGCCGCGCCAGCCACCGCGGCCAGCGCCGCTCGGCGCCCGTGAGCGTCGCCGCCGAGGCGTTGGTCAGGGCGTAGTAGGTCAGGACCGCGAAGGAACTGAACCCGATCGCGCCGCGCAGGTCGGCCACCAGCACGATGGCGCACACCGTCGCGGCCGCCGTGAACTCGGCGTGGTGCGGTGTCCGTCGCCGCGGGTGGACGGCATCGAGGAAGCGCGGCAGTTCGCGACGCCGCGCCATCGACAGCGTGGTCCGGCTGACCCCGGCCAGCAACGACAACAGGACCCCGGCAGCGGCGATCGCGGCCCCCACCCGGACGGCCGGCGCGGCGGCCGCGAACCGTCCGGATTCCACGGCCGCCACCAGCGGCGCGGGCGCCTCGGCCAGCGCCTGTGGACCTGCCGTCAGCAACGCGGCGCCCAGCACGACCGCGTAGACGGCCACGACGATCCCCAGCGCCAGCGGGATGGCGCGCGGAATGGTCACCGCCGGATCCTCGACCTCCTCGCCGAGCGTCGCCAGCCGCGCGTAGCCGGCGAACGCGAAGAACAGCAGGCCGCCCGCCTGCAGCACGCCGTACGGTCCGGCGGGCAGGGCGGCGTCGAGGTTGCCGGCCGCCGGCCCGCCGCCGCCGAGCATGGCCGCCACGGCGACGGTCAACGCGGCGAGGACCAGTGCGACGATGACCCGGCTGAGGCGTGCCGTCTTCTCGACGCCGAGGTAGTTCACGCCGGCCATGACCACGACCGCGGCGATGCCGATCGGGCGTGCGTATGCGGGGGCGACGTAGGCGCCGAAGGTCAGGGCCATCGCGGCCAGGCTCGCCGTCTTGCCGACGACGAAGGACCAGCCCGCGAGAAAGCCCCAGTAGGACCCGAGTCGTTCGCGCGCATAGACGTAGGTGCCGCCCGCCTCGGGGTGCAGC
This genomic interval carries:
- a CDS encoding APC family permease codes for the protein MNHSSPSLARRLTTFDAVVIGLGAMIGAGIFAAPGPAAASAGSWLLLGLALAALVAYANATSSAQLAALHPEAGGTYVYARERLGSYWGFLAGWSFVVGKTASLAAMALTFGAYVAPAYARPIGIAAVVVMAGVNYLGVEKTARLSRVIVALVLAALTVAVAAMLGGGGPAAGNLDAALPAGPYGVLQAGGLLFFAFAGYARLATLGEEVEDPAVTIPRAIPLALGIVVAVYAVVLGAALLTAGPQALAEAPAPLVAAVESGRFAAAAPAVRVGAAIAAAGVLLSLLAGVSRTTLSMARRRELPRFLDAVHPRRRTPHHAEFTAAATVCAIVLVADLRGAIGFSSFAVLTYYALTNASAATLTGAERRWPRWLARLGLALCVLLAGSLPPVAVIGGAALLAVGSLVWLVTRAAQRP